The Salvelinus alpinus chromosome 3, SLU_Salpinus.1, whole genome shotgun sequence genome segment gtttcactctcgccaaaatctgtccaaaataagcccaatacGTTTCTATTGGCTTATTATACTTGTCGCCTATTAAACCTGTCTTCACGCCTTTGGGACaacaactcccattgttagggtggataCATGAGAATCTCATCATTATCTACAGGTCTCTGGAAATTGTATTTGAATTTTATAATTTTGAATTTTTATTAGGCTATTAAATTTGAATGAAATATTTCTAAATGTTTAATGCACAAATTGAATAATTTCATTCATGAACTTGTATTTCATGATATGAAATaaattcattttcaatacattagcaacaatttctaaaaacatgttttcactttgtcattacggggtattgtgtgtagatgggtgagagagaaaaaaatatatttattaaattttgttttcaggctgtaacacaacaaaatgtggagtaagtcagggggtatgaatactttctgaaggcactgtagtttaATCTTGTTCATGATACCATGTGTTGTTTTTAGGtgttgactgatttcatgtcaacgCTAATGTGACAAATTCACTAACTAGCTaacctgttaatgagcatttgtTGTCTATCAAATACAgcttgtgcaaatgtatttatgttttcaataaacattggagactaaatattgtttacatgttgtcaacattctaagccaaccctgtctgttttgccccatagttgcgcatGCGTCGGTTCTGTTGCTGCCAGGGGGGAATGGACAAAATCTGTGATGGGACTGTAGCCAAAAATACTTATTTAGATATGCCCTAGCTGTGTGTGAAATGTTGTGCCTCTATCACAAAAGCCTTCTTTTTTCCCCCCCTTAGTCAGGAGTACTTTTCGGTTGCCTGAAGATTATGATCACTCGCCCAGAAAATGTAGCTGTTTACACACAGCAATGCCATAACTTGTCTGTCTTTTACTTAAAAATAAAGCATTTGTTGTGCAATTTGGTTGTTTTCAGGAAAAAATCATGATAATAATTGCCCCATGGGGCAACCACATATCAGGCTCAACTGGCCTGACTACTCAGACAATTTGAATTGACACTTTACGATACCTATTTCTTTGTCCTTGCAGAGGTGTGAGTAGTGTGGTGCGCAGATGTGTGCACAAGCACACAGGGCAGGAGTTGGCAGTGAAGATTATAGAGATCACAGCTGAGAAGATGACCGCACAGCAGCTGGAAGAGGTGAAGAGCTCCACACTGAAGGAGATCCAGGTTCTCAACATGGTCAAAGGACACTCCTCTATCAGTGAGTTTGTACTACCTTCACCAATGTACCGAAGGGCATTAAAATAGCTTACTCATGTCTCTTGAAATGCAATATGCCAATGATAAACTTTTATTTCTCTTTCTCCAAGTCACTCTCATTGATTCCTATGAGTCAACAACCTTCATATttttggtatttgacctgtaagTATGCATTTATATAGCCTACTTTATTATTAAATGTGTAGCTGTGTTTTGTGATGCATTTGAACTATCCTGTCTTTTCGTAGTCTTCGCCTACTCAAGAGTTTTCTATCGTTATTGTTCCTTTTGCAGCATGAGGAGTGGAGAGCTTTTCGACTACCTGACAGAGAAGGTCACTCTCAGTGAGAAGGAAACTAGGTGAGTGTCTAGGTTTTGGTTCGTTATAACCCAAGCCAGAAATACATTCCAGATgttctcaattctctctctctctcaggtgtatGATGCGATGTCTCCTGGAAGCTGTCCAGTACCTCCATTCCCTCAACATAGTTCACCGGGACCTGAAACCTGAAAACATTCTGCTGGATGACCAGGGACACATCAAACTCTCTGACTTTGGCTTCTCTGTCCAGCTTCAGCCAGGCAAGAatctgagaggtgagagggaAGAATGAAATGAACTCGCTGTATTTTGGATTTACACTCTCATCAACAAAATGAAAAGTTGAAGGCATAATCCATTAATTGCCCACATAGCTCAAATGTGTAATTGCTTTCTTTGTTCTCTCCAAACGGCTAGAGCTTTGTGGGACGCCAGGTTATTTGGCACCTGAAATCCTGAAATGCTCCATGGATGAGACGCATCAGGGATATGGGAAGGAAGTTGACCTGTAAGTCTTAAAAATCAGATAGTCCTAAGAACATTTTGTTATTTATAATATAAGAGCACCAAACTATTTTATGAATCAGTGAAGATTCTGTTCCTGAAACTGTATCTGGTTTTCTGTGTGTTAGCTGGGCGTGTGGGGTGATTCTGTTCACCCTGCTGGCTGGCTCTCCACCCTTCTGGCACCGCAAACAGCTGCTGATGCTCAGAATGATCATGGAGGGCCGTTACCAGTTCAGCTCCCCAGAGTGGGATGACAGGTCTGACACCGTCAAAGATCTGGTGAGACCTCATCCTGTCTCTAGTTCCTATCATGGACTGATTTGTATATTTCAAGGTCGATTTTAATACCATGTCATCAAAGAATATGTCGACTATGAACATTGATACACTTTCTCCGACTGGCATTGTTTTAGGacttctctcttgttctctctttcaCAACTGTTAGATTACCAGGTTGCTGGTGGTGGACCCAATTGTCCGTCTCAACGCTGAACAAGCCTTGGCTCATTCCTTCTTTAGGCAGTACCAAAGGGACGAGGTGCGTCACTTCAGTCCCCGGAAGACATTCAGGGTAAGTTTCAATGTATTTTGTGCTATTTGGCTCCAGTGACAGTAAAATGAACCGCTGAGCCAGAATTAGATTTCCGTCGCATCCAATTGGATCCGTGCTTTGACTGGAAGATGGGGGCTCTTCTGGGATGTTGTGaagtattaatgtgtgtgtgttttaatacaCATCCCTTTGCCTGTTCCGGTAGGTACTGATCCTGAGTGTTCTGGCCTGTATCCGCATGTACTGCCGCTACCGCAGAGCCAGGCCACTGACGCGGGAGGTCCTGGCCAGAGACCCCTACTCCTTGAAGGGAGTGCGCAAACTAATCGACGGCTGCGCCTTCAGGATCTATGGACACTGGGTTAAGAAAGGGGAGCAGCAAAACAGGGCTGCCCTCTTCCAGAATACGGCTAAAATAATGCTTCTTGGTTTAGAGGACTTTGAAACTTAAAAAGATCATACTTGTTCTAGTAACTGCATTAGCTTTATGTAGTTTAACAGGTTTGACATTTTGGTGTGCATATTTTTTCTTTGTGAATTCTAGGTCTCGTTACATAGGATGAGGAATTCATGATCCAGTGACATGTTACCCTTAATGCGAATAATGGCTCATTATTATTTATGGTTAAGTGGAATTTGAGATCGATGTGGATCCAGATATGAGAATTTTATGTTCATTTTAGGGTCCAAGAGAGTGCTTTTTGAGACTACTCAAATCAGCAAGCAATGGTTTTAGGAAGCAAAAGTGACAAAGCCACTTCAATGCACTATATTGTACACATAGGGCAAAAAAGGTGAACATATATCCATACCGATGGTGCAGTTAATGCTTGAAAAAGTTCTTTTTTTTTATTGCTATGACATTCTCTATTGAGTTGACATAACATTATTTTTTCATTGTTTACTTCTATTTGCTACCTAAACCTGTATTTTAGCAATCATGTATTCTTACTGAATCTAAAATAACATAGCGGAAAGTTAGTGATTGCAGAAGAAACATTAAACATTCCAAATATAGTTTTCCAATTTCCACTGATAGTTTGAGTTAAGGGTATAGGAAATGACTAACTGTTACCCCAGTCAGATTAGTTTCCTTTCTGTGTTTGGTGTTTAGTGCAATATAATAATTGTCGTAACCAATAGCATTCCTTTTCAGTCCAGTTTGAGATTTACTCAAGTGTTCCTTTGCCTGAATTAAAATGGCATTCCTCTAAGTGTACAACTGTGAAAGACCAATGTTTTATTAATAATGAAAGTAACCTATTTACTTTGTCATATTTGTGTGTTGATTTTGTGTTAAAGGAGTTAACAAAAGCATGGTTACGCAATCAACCTCTTTACTGACAGACACCCACAAATAACTTATATCTCAAATTTGGCTAATGTGTTTTAGTGCAAAGAACAGAATGAAATGCATAGATAAAAATCAGGCTTTGATGTTTACTTTTTGCCTTGGAGATTGGTCTCCAGTGAAGTCAGAGCGCTATTTAGCCGATCTGCACTTTCCTTCAATCGTTGCTCTAGTTGCCTTGACATATGTATCATCTCCTCTCTCATTTCCTGTTGTATTATCGTCCGCAACTCTGACTTGGGCGATGGATCTAATAGAGAAGAGAGACACTT includes the following:
- the phkg2 gene encoding phosphorylase b kinase gamma catalytic chain, liver/testis isoform isoform X1, which produces MTRDIVIGDELPDWVGAKEFYQKYDPKEVIGRGVSSVVRRCVHKHTGQELAVKIIEITAEKMTAQQLEEVKSSTLKEIQVLNMVKGHSSIITLIDSYESTTFIFLVFDLMRSGELFDYLTEKVTLSEKETRCMMRCLLEAVQYLHSLNIVHRDLKPENILLDDQGHIKLSDFGFSVQLQPGKNLRELCGTPGYLAPEILKCSMDETHQGYGKEVDLWACGVILFTLLAGSPPFWHRKQLLMLRMIMEGRYQFSSPEWDDRSDTVKDLITRLLVVDPIVRLNAEQALAHSFFRQYQRDEVRHFSPRKTFRVLILSVLACIRMYCRYRRARPLTREVLARDPYSLKGVRKLIDGCAFRIYGHWVKKGEQQNRAALFQNTAKIMLLGLEDFET
- the phkg2 gene encoding phosphorylase b kinase gamma catalytic chain, liver/testis isoform isoform X2; this encodes MTAQQLEEVKSSTLKEIQVLNMVKGHSSIITLIDSYESTTFIFLVFDLMRSGELFDYLTEKVTLSEKETRCMMRCLLEAVQYLHSLNIVHRDLKPENILLDDQGHIKLSDFGFSVQLQPGKNLRELCGTPGYLAPEILKCSMDETHQGYGKEVDLWACGVILFTLLAGSPPFWHRKQLLMLRMIMEGRYQFSSPEWDDRSDTVKDLITRLLVVDPIVRLNAEQALAHSFFRQYQRDEVRHFSPRKTFRVLILSVLACIRMYCRYRRARPLTREVLARDPYSLKGVRKLIDGCAFRIYGHWVKKGEQQNRAALFQNTAKIMLLGLEDFET